Within Stella humosa, the genomic segment GCGCCCCTCGGGCTGATTGCGAACTACAGGTGCCATGTAGTCCGGGAATATCCCCGGCTGCGGCTGCAGATTGCCGGTCCGATCGAGCATGGCGGCCGTCAAGTCGCGGATGGCCTGCTGCCCTTTGGTCAGCGAATAGAGATTGCACACGGCATTGCCCTCTCGATCTGTGCCTGCGGCTGAAGGGGCACGAGCCATGATCGTGCCCGATTGACTCCCGGCCGCGAACGAGAACATACAGGGAACATTGGTCCTGTCATCCGGTTGGTGACTCCATCCGGGAAAGCCTAGTCCGTATGCCTCGCCCCTCACCCACTGTCGCCATAGCCGAGTTGCGCCAGCGCATCGAGCGACTGGAACAGGGCAGCAGCCGGCCGCGCGCCGTGCAGCCCTTTGGCGTCGATGCCATTGACCGCCACCTACCCGGCGGCGGCTTGGCGGTAGGCGCGCTGCATGAAGTGGCCGGCGGCGGGAACGGTGCCATCGACGGCGCGGCAGCGAGTTTGTTCGCGGCCGGGATTGCTGCACGTAGCCGTGGCAAGGTGCTGTGGTGCGTCGTCCGCCAGGACCTGTTCGCCCCCGCGATCGCCCAGGCCGGGCTCCAGCCTGACCGTGTCATCTATGTCGAGACCGGCGACGAGACTTCGCTCCTGGCCTGCTTCGAAGAGGGCCTGCGCCATGGCGGCCTGGGCGCCGTCGTCGGCGAGGTTGCCCGCCTGTCCATGACGGCCTCTAGACGCTTGCAGCTTGCGGCAGAGAGCGCTGGGGGCCTCGGCATCGCCATCCGCCGCTGGCGACGACAGGCCGACGCCGCCGACT encodes:
- a CDS encoding ImuA family protein, producing the protein MRQRIERLEQGSSRPRAVQPFGVDAIDRHLPGGGLAVGALHEVAGGGNGAIDGAAASLFAAGIAARSRGKVLWCVVRQDLFAPAIAQAGLQPDRVIYVETGDETSLLACFEEGLRHGGLGAVVGEVARLSMTASRRLQLAAESAGGLGIAIRRWRRQADAADFGQPTASVTRWRVTTCPPALPVPGVGRARWHLELIRCRAGESADFEVEACDAAGRIALAADVADRPAEAQTWWQSATA